In one bacterium genomic region, the following are encoded:
- a CDS encoding helix-turn-helix domain-containing protein, with protein sequence MTRRLKTRAATEPGPVMTVAQVAAYLQLNRLTVYRYVREGRLPAARIGKVYRIFREDVDHFLEAQLLGAGRSARVPVKSVRPQRPEEICVSSHLRGKLQPSDPATMPGNPVDWILRVLH encoded by the coding sequence ATGACAAGGCGGCTCAAAACCCGCGCGGCGACAGAGCCGGGTCCCGTGATGACGGTGGCCCAGGTGGCGGCCTATCTTCAGCTAAACCGGCTGACCGTCTATCGGTATGTGCGCGAGGGTAGGCTCCCCGCAGCGCGGATAGGCAAGGTCTACCGTATCTTCCGGGAGGATGTGGACCACTTCCTGGAAGCCCAGTTGCTGGGCGCGGGGAGGAGCGCGCGGGTGCCTGTCAAGTCCGTTCGCCCCCAGCGGCCGGAAGAGATCTGCGTCAGTTCCCATCTCCGCGGGAAGCTTCAGCCCTCGGACCCCGCGACGATGCCGGGTAACCCTGTGGACTGGATCCTGCGGGTCCTGCATTGA
- a CDS encoding ABC transporter permease has protein sequence MQRFLARRLVHGVIILIGLSILMFTLLVLTPGDPVELMAASNPDIRPEDVSMLRKYYGLDDPMYVRYFKWIRSVLKGDLGYSRTYGTPVTKLVVDRLRNTLTLLATSVAVAFTVGVTAGVYSALHQYSAADYVVTVAAFAGLAMPVFWQGIVFILLFAVWLPWFPAGGMMTPGVAPGWPMFLDRLWHLVLPVSVLATSGMASWTRYMRSSMLEVVRHDYVRTARAKGNPERVVIRRHAMRNALIPIITLIALSVPGILNGAVLTETVFSWPGMGLLLFQAVLGHDYNVAMAVLLFLALMTVVFNLLADLAYGLADPRIRYD, from the coding sequence ATGCAGCGATTCCTTGCGCGCCGGCTGGTCCACGGGGTCATCATTCTTATTGGCTTGTCGATCCTGATGTTCACATTGCTCGTGCTCACGCCCGGCGACCCCGTGGAACTCATGGCGGCCAGCAACCCCGACATCCGGCCCGAAGACGTCTCCATGCTCCGGAAGTACTACGGGCTGGACGATCCGATGTACGTGCGCTACTTCAAGTGGATCCGGTCGGTGCTCAAGGGGGATCTGGGTTACTCGCGGACCTACGGGACGCCGGTGACCAAGCTCGTCGTTGATCGGCTGCGCAACACCCTTACGCTCCTGGCCACCTCCGTGGCGGTCGCCTTCACGGTTGGCGTCACCGCGGGCGTGTACTCGGCTCTACACCAGTACTCGGCCGCGGACTACGTGGTGACGGTGGCCGCGTTCGCCGGCCTGGCCATGCCCGTGTTCTGGCAGGGGATCGTCTTCATACTCCTGTTTGCCGTGTGGCTGCCGTGGTTTCCGGCCGGCGGCATGATGACCCCCGGTGTCGCACCCGGCTGGCCGATGTTCCTGGACCGTTTGTGGCACCTTGTGCTGCCGGTGTCGGTGCTGGCCACCAGCGGCATGGCCTCGTGGACGCGCTACATGCGGAGCAGCATGCTCGAGGTGGTCAGGCACGACTACGTGCGCACCGCGCGCGCCAAGGGGAACCCCGAACGGGTGGTAATCAGGCGGCACGCCATGCGGAACGCCCTGATCCCGATCATCACGCTGATTGCGCTCTCTGTCCCCGGCATCCTGAACGGGGCCGTGCTGACCGAAACCGTCTTCTCGTGGCCGGGAATGGGATTGCTGCTTTTCCAGGCGGTGCTGGGACACGACTACAACGTGGCGATGGCCGTCCTGCTGTTCCTGGCCCTGATGACGGTCGTTTTCAATCTCCTCGCGGATCTCGCGT
- a CDS encoding peptide ABC transporter substrate-binding protein, translating to MTNSKRSLLALVVVAALALGTQIPSVVAQQSRDTVVFGMAQEPDCLAMTFCSMAAGMAVVNSVFADMVKYDDKWQLHSQTVEKVPTLKDGDWQLLPGGKMKVTYKFKKGFTWHDGKPHTALDASWTYLMLRNPRSPAITRFVLRKIENMLVPNPSDPYTLVVQWNETYPFANTGHTVYPRHVMERDYLRDPAGLKSHKQVRNPIGSGPYKLVEWVPGSHITLEAYDKFPEGVAKIKKQVWRFILDATVLQANVIANQVDATEINNFSIDQMIEIERRNPAVTAHYTPAMIWEHIDVNVENEWLKDKRVRQALAHAINREELSTKLFYGKQPVAHTWLPERHEGFNPNVKKYAHDPARARALLAEAGFTMGPDGILRDSKGARFDITIMTTAGNAVREQVQQIIKEQLRAVGIDLRIDNRPASVLFGSTTQRRQFPHLVMYAWLMSPTTLGNTFWHSTQVPTPANNWEGQNYPGFRHAETDKLIDQYMTEIDAAKRVALLRKQQEIWADELPSIPLYFRLHLTTSNKKLTNVKPTGLSGTYINWNSQIWQWQQ from the coding sequence ATGACGAATTCCAAACGATCCCTTCTGGCGCTGGTTGTTGTTGCCGCTCTGGCGCTGGGGACCCAGATTCCGTCGGTTGTGGCCCAGCAGAGCCGCGACACCGTTGTTTTTGGCATGGCCCAGGAGCCGGACTGCCTTGCCATGACGTTCTGCTCCATGGCCGCGGGCATGGCCGTCGTCAACTCCGTCTTCGCCGACATGGTGAAGTACGACGACAAGTGGCAGCTGCATTCCCAAACAGTCGAGAAGGTCCCGACGTTGAAGGACGGGGACTGGCAGCTACTGCCCGGCGGCAAGATGAAGGTGACCTACAAGTTCAAGAAGGGCTTCACCTGGCACGACGGGAAGCCCCACACGGCGCTGGACGCATCCTGGACCTACCTGATGCTGCGCAACCCGCGCAGCCCGGCGATTACCCGGTTCGTCCTCCGCAAGATCGAGAACATGCTCGTTCCCAACCCCAGCGACCCGTACACGCTGGTCGTCCAGTGGAACGAGACCTACCCGTTCGCCAACACCGGGCACACCGTCTACCCCAGGCACGTGATGGAGCGCGACTACCTTCGGGATCCGGCGGGCCTGAAATCCCACAAGCAGGTGCGCAATCCAATCGGCAGCGGCCCCTACAAGCTGGTGGAGTGGGTGCCGGGCAGCCACATCACCCTTGAGGCCTACGACAAGTTCCCCGAGGGCGTGGCTAAGATCAAGAAGCAGGTGTGGCGCTTCATCCTGGACGCCACGGTCCTGCAGGCCAACGTGATCGCCAACCAGGTGGACGCCACCGAGATCAACAACTTCTCGATTGACCAGATGATCGAGATCGAGCGCCGCAACCCCGCCGTAACCGCTCACTACACGCCGGCCATGATCTGGGAGCACATTGACGTAAACGTGGAGAACGAGTGGCTGAAGGACAAGCGGGTACGGCAGGCGCTTGCCCACGCGATCAACCGCGAGGAGTTGAGCACCAAGCTCTTCTATGGGAAGCAACCGGTCGCCCACACCTGGCTGCCGGAGCGGCACGAGGGCTTCAACCCGAACGTCAAGAAGTACGCCCACGATCCGGCCCGGGCGCGCGCGCTTCTTGCTGAGGCCGGCTTCACCATGGGCCCCGACGGCATCCTGCGCGACTCCAAGGGCGCGCGGTTTGACATAACGATCATGACAACGGCCGGCAATGCCGTCCGAGAGCAGGTTCAGCAGATCATCAAGGAGCAGCTCAGGGCGGTGGGCATTGACCTCCGGATTGACAACCGGCCGGCCAGCGTGCTGTTCGGCTCCACCACCCAACGGCGGCAGTTCCCGCACCTGGTCATGTACGCCTGGCTGATGTCGCCGACCACGCTCGGCAATACCTTCTGGCACTCCACCCAGGTTCCGACACCTGCCAACAACTGGGAGGGTCAGAACTACCCTGGCTTCCGGCACGCGGAGACCGACAAGTTGATAGACCAGTACATGACCGAGATCGACGCGGCCAAGCGCGTGGCGTTGCTCAGGAAGCAGCAGGAGATCTGGGCCGATGAGCTGCCCTCGATCCCGCTCTACTTCCGGCTGCACCTGACCACGTCCAACAAGAAGCTGACGAACGTGAAGCCCACCGGGCTCTCGGGTACCTACATCAACTGGAACTCACAGATCTGGCAGTGGCAGCAGTAA